CATCCCAGACAACAAGCCGCAGGGTCACCTTCAACGGTGCGGCATAGGTCATGCCACGCTGCTGGCATTCCTCCACATCGTACTTGGGCTCTTCAAGCTCGTAGCGCACGAACTGCAGATCAGCACGCGCAGAGAAATCCTGAATCGGAAAGACCGACTTCAGAACTTCCTGAAGCCCGCTGTCGGTTCGCTCTTCCGGATTGATCCCCACCTGGAGAAACTGGTCGTAGGAGCTTTTCTGCACCTCGATCAGGTTCGGCATCTGGGTTACTTCCGGAATCCGTCCGAAAGATTTGCGAATCCGCTTACGACCGGTGAACGACATCGCCATGTCAGACCCTCGTTCCCACTTCTAGGCCATCCGGAATCATGGATGGCGTGTTTCCAAAATCCGGAAGTCCAACCGGACTTCCGTATGAACCCGTCTTTAACGCCCTGGCTCCCGAGGGGCGTTCCCGAAAGGGAATACCTACTACAGACGCAAAAAGCCGGTCCGGTGCGCCGCCCTTGCAGCGCACCGGCCGGATAGCTCCGTCCACCTGAAAAGGTGGGCTACTGTCACTTGATTTCGACAGTCGCACCAGCCTCCTCGAGCTTCTTCTTCATCTCGGCGGCCTCGTCCTTGGAAGCGCCTTCCTTGATGGCCTTCGGCGCATTCTCGACCAGGTCCTTGGCCTCCTTCAGGCCCAGACCGGTGATGCCGCGCACTTCCTTGATGACGTTGATCTTCTTGTCGCCGGCACTGGCCAGAACGACATCGAACTCCGTCTGCTCTTCCTCAGCAGCAGCGGCTTCGCCACCACCGCCACCGCCGGCAGCAGCCACTGCCACCGGAGCGGCAGCACTGACGCCCCAGTGCTCTTCAAGCTTCTTGGAAAGTTCTGCAGCTTCGAGAACCGTGAGCTTTGACAGCTCCTCTACCAACTTGTCTAGATCAGCCATTTTTCAATTCCTCATTAGGCTTGAGCTTGTAAAACTTCGCGTGCCGTCTCAAGCGGCCTCGTCCGTGGCGCCGTATGCCCCGAAAACACGGGCAAGCTGGCCAGCCGGTGCCTGCAGAACACCCGCCACATTCGTGGCCGGGGTCTGAAGCAGACCAACAATCTTGCCGCGCAATTCGTCCAGGGACGGTAGGGCGGCGAGCGCCTTGACACCGTCTTCATCGAGCAGTTCACCGTTAAGCGAACCGCCGATAATGGTCAGTTTGTCGTTCTTCTTGGCGAACTCCGCACAGACCTTTGCCCCGGCAACCGCATCGTCCGAGATCGCGAGTGCGGTCGGACCGGTCATCAGAGGCGACAGTGCCTGGAACTTCGTGCCGTCGAGAGCGAGCTTCGCGAGACGATTTTTCGTGACCTTGTAGTTGGCCCCTGCATCACGCGCTTTCCGGCGCAGCTCCATCGACTGTGCCACCGTCAGACCCTTTTGCTGGGTGACGACGACCGATGTTGCTGAGTCGAAACGCTCGCGCAAGGACGCAACCAACGCTTCTTTTTCTCTGCGGTCCACGTCTTTGCTCCCTCTGGAAAGCCAGAGTCGGAACCCTGGCATCCGGTTGCACGAGAACGGCTGCAAAAAGCACCCGTTCGGTTCGCCTGTCCTGGAAGCTCAAGCCTGCTCCGGCCATACAGCCGGAAGAAAGTCTATCGCTTCCTGTCTATGCAGGCCCAATGGCTTAAGATCCCTGGGGATCACCTGCAGTCTCGGACAGGTCGGAGCCGCCGAAGCGGCTCCTGCGCTCCAGGTCCGAAGACCCGGAGAATTCATCATGCGGCCTTGGCCGCACCACTCGTCGTGATGCTGCTTACATCCAGCCGCACACCCGGACCCATTGTCGACGAAATGGAGGCCTTCTTCAGATAGGTCCCCTTTGCGCCGCTGGGTTTTGCACGATTGATCGCGTCAACGAAGGCGCGGACATTCTCGACCAGCTTGTCAGCATCAAAGCTGGCCTTGCCTACACCGGCGTGAACAATGCCGCTCTTCTCGGCGCGGAATTGTACCTGGCCGGCCTTCGCCTCCGAGATGGCCGAAGCCACATCGTTGGTCACGGTTCCCAGCTTGGGGTTCGGCATCAGCCCACGCGGACCAAGCACGCGCCCCAGCTTGCCAACCACGGGCATCATGTCCGGCGTGGCAATCACGCGCTCAAAGTTCATATGGCCGTTCTGGATCTGCTCGGCAAGGTCATCGTCCCCGACAATATCCGCGCCGGCCTCCCGGGCCTCCTCGGCCTTGGCGCCTTTAGCGAAGACGGCCACACGGATGGTCTTTCCGGTTCCGTGCGGCAGGTTGGCGGCGCCGCGCACGTTCTGGTCTGCGTGCCGCGGGTCGATCCCCAGGCCGAGCGACAGCTCGATCGTCTCGTCAAACTTGGCGTTGGCGCGTTCCTTGACCAGCTTCACGGCCTCTTCCAGGCCATAATGCTTGTCACGGTCCAGGCCTTCACGCAGCGAGGTTACTCTTTTTCCTGTCTTGGCCATCGTCTTACTCCGTCACCTCGAGGCCCATGGACCGTGCGGTCCCGGCAATGATGTTGCAGGCGGAGTCAACGTCGTAGGCGTTGAGGTCCTCCATCTTCGCCTCGGCAATCTCGCGGATCTGATCCATCGAGACCTTGCCGGAAGTCGCCTTACCGGCCGTGGAAGAGCCCTTCTGCACTTTGGCAGCCCGCTTCAGGTAGTAGCTGGCCGGGGCCGTCTTCGTCACGAAGGTGAAGGAGCGGTCCGCATAGGCCGTGATGATGACCGGCGTGGGCGTGCCTGGCTCGATGTTCTGCGTCTCGGCATTGAAGGCCTTGCAGAACTCCATGATGTTCAGTCCGCGCTGACCCAGTGCGGGACCAACCGGGGGAGACGGATTGGCCTTGCCCGCCGGAATTTCGAGTTTGATGTAACCTACTATCTTTTTTGCCATTCTCTATACCCTTCGTATCAGGCAGCACGGTCCGGCCATGGCGGGCCTCCCGCGCGGAAACCAAGGTTCAAAAAGCTGGAATTCAGACTTTTTCAACCTGTGTGTATTCGAGCTCGACCGGAGTCGACCGCCCGAAAATGGAAACAAGAACCTTCAGGCGCGCACGCTCTTCGTCCACTTCCTCGACGGTCCCGTTGAAGGACATGAAGGGCCCGTCGGCCACGCGCACCTGCTCTCCAATCTCGAAGGTCACCGAGGGCTTTGGCCGCTCGACACCTTCCTGTACCTGGCGCAGCATGTCTTCGGCTTCCCTGTTGGAAATCGGGACCGGACGCCCCTTTGCCCCCAGGAAACCTGTTACCTTCGGCACCGACTTGACCAGATGCCAGGTCTCGTCGGTCAATTCCATCTTCACCAGGACATAGCCCGGGAAGAACTTGCGCTCGGTGTTGACCTTCTGTCCGCGACGGACCTCGACCACTTCCTCCATGGGAACCAGAACTTCCGTGATCAGGTCTTCCATGCCCTGGGCCGCAATCTGCTCGCGAATGCCATCGGCCACGCGACGCTCGAAACCGGAATAGGCGTGAACCACGTACCAGCGCTGTGCCATTCCTTAACCTCCCAGCCCGAGTATCTGACGGACCGAGAAGGACAGAACCTGGTCGACAACGAAGAAGAAGACAGCCGCCAGGAAAACCATGATGAAGACCATGATCGTGGTCACGATGGTTTCCTTGCGGGTCGGCCAGGTCACCTTGCGGATTTCCTGGCGAACCTCGCGTACGAACTGGCCGGGATTGGTCTTAAGCATGTAAATTCAATCCTCGAACGCCCTGACCTCTCAGCCGGACGGGTAAACGGGAAGGCCTCAGCCTTCCCGGAAAAACCGCATGGCAGGAGTGGAGGGACTCGAACCCCCAGCCCCCGGTTTTGGAGACCGGTGCTCTGCCAGTTGAGCTACACTCCTATTCAGCGTCAACAACGCCTCCGGACCTGCGTTCTAGCTATACCCGGTTAACTCTAGTCGACGATGGAAGCGACGACGCCGGCGCCGACGGTACGTCCGCCTTCGCGAATGGCGAAGCGCAGGCCCTCGTCCATGGCAATCGGTGCAATCAGCTCCACGTCCATCGAGACGTTGTCGCCCGGCATCACCATCTCCGTGCCTTCCGGAAGCGTGACAACACCCGTCACGTCCGTCGTACGGAAATAGAACTGCGGACGGTAGTTCGTGAAGAACGGCGTGTGACGGCCACCCTCGTCCTTGTTCAGAATGTACGCCTCCGCCTTGAACTTCCTGTGCGGCGTGATCGTGCCCGGCTTCGCC
This window of the Fodinicurvata sediminis DSM 21159 genome carries:
- the rplL gene encoding 50S ribosomal protein L7/L12, with product MADLDKLVEELSKLTVLEAAELSKKLEEHWGVSAAAPVAVAAAGGGGGGEAAAAEEEQTEFDVVLASAGDKKINVIKEVRGITGLGLKEAKDLVENAPKAIKEGASKDEAAEMKKKLEEAGATVEIK
- the rplJ gene encoding 50S ribosomal protein L10, with the protein product MDRREKEALVASLRERFDSATSVVVTQQKGLTVAQSMELRRKARDAGANYKVTKNRLAKLALDGTKFQALSPLMTGPTALAISDDAVAGAKVCAEFAKKNDKLTIIGGSLNGELLDEDGVKALAALPSLDELRGKIVGLLQTPATNVAGVLQAPAGQLARVFGAYGATDEAA
- the rplA gene encoding 50S ribosomal protein L1, with translation MAKTGKRVTSLREGLDRDKHYGLEEAVKLVKERANAKFDETIELSLGLGIDPRHADQNVRGAANLPHGTGKTIRVAVFAKGAKAEEAREAGADIVGDDDLAEQIQNGHMNFERVIATPDMMPVVGKLGRVLGPRGLMPNPKLGTVTNDVASAISEAKAGQVQFRAEKSGIVHAGVGKASFDADKLVENVRAFVDAINRAKPSGAKGTYLKKASISSTMGPGVRLDVSSITTSGAAKAA
- the rplK gene encoding 50S ribosomal protein L11; translated protein: MAKKIVGYIKLEIPAGKANPSPPVGPALGQRGLNIMEFCKAFNAETQNIEPGTPTPVIITAYADRSFTFVTKTAPASYYLKRAAKVQKGSSTAGKATSGKVSMDQIREIAEAKMEDLNAYDVDSACNIIAGTARSMGLEVTE
- the nusG gene encoding transcription termination/antitermination protein NusG; translation: MAQRWYVVHAYSGFERRVADGIREQIAAQGMEDLITEVLVPMEEVVEVRRGQKVNTERKFFPGYVLVKMELTDETWHLVKSVPKVTGFLGAKGRPVPISNREAEDMLRQVQEGVERPKPSVTFEIGEQVRVADGPFMSFNGTVEEVDEERARLKVLVSIFGRSTPVELEYTQVEKV
- the secE gene encoding preprotein translocase subunit SecE, which codes for MLKTNPGQFVREVRQEIRKVTWPTRKETIVTTIMVFIMVFLAAVFFFVVDQVLSFSVRQILGLGG